A DNA window from Pseudomonas tohonis contains the following coding sequences:
- a CDS encoding OmpA family protein, translated as MDILAWLFTQWQPLLRGLDIGKRDASLVRTLEADLACLQDVLGRQRMPAMTALRALNQQVSALAARLQDDASPPPGPSRERGSVAPDGPMRLFISMPEHGGVAPVVYLERRPGNRMLRGALVLLLGLVALVPMGVLGWQYWQRVQEQARIATEPVRLDSLQLFASGSAELKPDSTKVLINALANVRAQPGWLIVITGHSDATGDEARNQALAQARAEAVRDWMKAMGDVAEDCFAVRGQGSGQPVADNVTEAGRAANRRVDISLVPEPGACQARYR; from the coding sequence ATGGACATCCTCGCCTGGTTGTTCACGCAGTGGCAGCCGCTGTTGCGGGGGCTCGATATCGGCAAGAGGGATGCCTCCCTGGTCCGCACCCTGGAAGCGGACCTCGCCTGCCTTCAGGACGTGCTTGGCCGGCAGCGGATGCCCGCGATGACGGCGTTGCGTGCACTGAACCAGCAGGTATCGGCACTGGCCGCGCGGCTGCAGGACGATGCGTCGCCGCCGCCGGGCCCTTCCCGCGAGCGCGGGAGCGTAGCGCCGGACGGGCCGATGAGGCTGTTCATCTCGATGCCGGAGCATGGCGGGGTCGCGCCGGTCGTGTACCTGGAGCGTCGTCCCGGCAATCGCATGCTGCGGGGTGCGCTGGTGTTGTTGCTGGGCCTGGTCGCGCTGGTGCCGATGGGGGTGCTGGGCTGGCAGTACTGGCAGCGCGTGCAGGAGCAGGCGCGCATCGCCACCGAGCCCGTTCGCCTGGACAGCCTGCAGCTGTTCGCGTCCGGCAGTGCTGAGCTGAAGCCGGACTCGACCAAGGTGCTGATCAACGCGCTGGCCAACGTCAGGGCGCAGCCCGGCTGGCTGATCGTCATCACCGGCCATTCCGACGCCACCGGCGACGAGGCGCGCAACCAGGCGCTGGCGCAGGCCAGGGCGGAAGCGGTGCGGGACTGGATGAAAGCCATGGGCGATGTGGCCGAGGACTGCTTCGCCGTGCGCGGCCAGGGCTCGGGGCAGCCCGTGGCGGACAACGTCACCGAGGCAGGGCGCGCGGCCAACCGCCGTGTCGACATCAGCCTGGTGCCGGAACCGGGCGCTTGCCAGGCGCGATACCGATGA
- the tssE gene encoding type VI secretion system baseplate subunit TssE, translating into MTEHTQSLYETLLQNFTGELELHRVREEDRLILSVLDNLQRILDSRAGSLSHLPDYGLPDMGQVLQGLPAAAHGLIGALTHTLLEYEPRLAELCVRLLPQSRPGQLEYSLDVRLKSGEQATFGTTLAPEGRVLVRHLRQQNYL; encoded by the coding sequence GTGACCGAGCACACTCAATCGCTCTACGAAACGCTGCTGCAGAACTTCACCGGTGAACTGGAGCTGCATCGGGTACGCGAGGAGGACCGGCTCATCCTCTCGGTGCTGGACAACCTCCAGCGCATCCTCGACAGCCGTGCCGGTTCGCTGAGCCACTTGCCGGACTACGGGCTGCCGGACATGGGCCAGGTACTCCAGGGGCTGCCGGCCGCCGCACACGGGCTGATCGGCGCCCTGACCCACACCTTGCTCGAGTACGAGCCGCGGCTGGCGGAGCTGTGTGTCCGCCTGCTGCCCCAGTCGCGGCCCGGGCAACTGGAGTACAGCCTCGATGTGCGGCTCAAGAGCGGGGAGCAGGCGACGTTCGGCACCACGCTGGCGCCGGAGGGCAGGGTGCTGGTTCGCCACCTCCGGCAGCAGAACTATCTGTAG
- a CDS encoding RNA polymerase sigma factor encodes MSDPSPPADLPPAAPASGGVVAREDLLRVFLAQRERMEALVSRRVGCRATAADLVQDLFLRFWRRPAAPVEDLATYLLRSAHNLAIDHMRSEGARTRNEAGLALEQDEAPPPEVALEAGHDLRHVDAALRSLPERTRHIFLLNRIHGSTYGDIARAMGLSLSAVEKHMMRALEACKASLLDRPAVISPGSAKP; translated from the coding sequence ATGTCCGATCCCTCTCCTCCGGCCGATCTCCCGCCCGCCGCGCCCGCATCGGGCGGCGTGGTCGCGCGCGAGGACCTGCTGCGCGTGTTCCTCGCGCAGCGGGAGCGGATGGAGGCGCTGGTCAGCCGGCGCGTCGGCTGTCGCGCCACGGCGGCGGACCTGGTGCAGGACCTGTTCCTGCGCTTCTGGCGGCGCCCCGCGGCACCGGTGGAAGACCTCGCCACCTACCTGCTGCGCAGCGCCCACAACCTCGCCATCGACCATATGCGCAGCGAGGGTGCGCGGACCCGTAACGAGGCCGGCCTGGCGCTCGAGCAGGACGAGGCGCCGCCCCCGGAGGTGGCGCTGGAGGCCGGGCACGACCTGCGGCATGTCGACGCGGCGTTGCGCTCGTTGCCCGAGCGCACGCGCCACATCTTCCTGCTCAACCGCATCCACGGCAGCACCTATGGCGATATCGCCCGCGCGATGGGGCTGTCCCTGTCGGCGGTGGAAAAACATATGATGCGTGCCTTGGAAGCCTGCAAGGCCAGCCTGCTCGACAGGCCGGCCGTTATCTCGCCGGGGAGCGCGAAACCATGA
- the tssJ gene encoding type VI secretion system lipoprotein TssJ: protein MSRTVFRPLLPALLAALLGGCGLYQSVGDSSAEFARSIFYKQVKTLHLDFSARPAINTDPHDMSGLSVPTLVRIYALRDAQAFRRATYDHLLDDSQERLGADLLDERTLVINPGEGAQLSVPLDDATQVIAVVALFRQPDTRSGSWRLELTRDDLDPDQPRVIELGDNRLALRPLPEA from the coding sequence ATGTCGCGTACCGTTTTTAGGCCCTTGCTGCCGGCCCTGCTGGCCGCGCTGTTGGGCGGGTGTGGCCTGTACCAGAGCGTCGGCGACAGTTCGGCGGAGTTCGCCAGGTCGATCTTCTACAAGCAGGTGAAGACCCTGCACCTGGACTTCAGCGCACGCCCCGCGATCAACACCGACCCGCATGACATGTCCGGGCTGTCCGTGCCGACCCTGGTGCGCATCTATGCGCTGCGTGACGCCCAGGCGTTCAGGCGGGCGACCTACGACCACCTGCTGGACGACAGCCAGGAACGGCTTGGCGCCGACCTGCTCGACGAGCGCACCCTGGTGATCAACCCCGGCGAGGGCGCGCAACTCAGCGTGCCGCTGGATGACGCCACCCAGGTCATCGCCGTGGTCGCGCTGTTCCGCCAGCCGGACACCCGCAGCGGCTCCTGGCGCCTGGAACTCACCCGCGACGACCTGGACCCGGACCAGCCACGGGTGATCGAGCTGGGCGACAACCGCCTGGCCCTGCGCCCGCTGCCCGAGGCCTGA